A genome region from Fusarium musae strain F31 chromosome 5, whole genome shotgun sequence includes the following:
- a CDS encoding hypothetical protein (BUSCO:EOG092610VI) codes for MAKYVPRQRKHKVLARERAKENAQHEVQDNPNQEILLPTAKADREARKAQMKAELRQEGAKMSGKKAKRLEKYIEGKLRKDESRELMAKLAEQQIDTTLFSSSRVLGQGRETKKEALRRAMREEKAGLEGGEEERSEILLEKRRELNADEEILSHESEESEPDEQKPSKPTPTPAPTPALTSKESDQPKTETSAPTIGSGLKRPLEVDDEGRPVIKKRQKRGGVKSKFSLAPVETPFELESEEADSVASDSNSDEWNGFSDDSVDKDNTAEDDSESDEEEYDESSEEPEESDEDMEDADDNKAQRSSSFKAWAHQQRNEALGYQSIEGTTTNLEIPKPENFVPRAPEQDPLPMELQPTQNINRKVYSVTVTRIPEVQEARLKLPVVSEEQRIMEAIHNHDIVVVCGSTGSGKTTQIPQFLYESGYGSPDSPTPGMIGITQPRRVAAVSMSKRVGEELGDKSEVVAYQIRFEGTVDPKTAIKFMTDGVLLREVAQDITLKKYSAIVIDEAHERSVNTDILIGMLSRVIKLRAELAAEDPTVKPLKLIIMSATLRIEDLTMNPTLFATPPPVLEVEGRQHPVTIHFSRRTQHDYVEEAFRKISRGHKKLPPGDILVFLTGRNEILELSKKLKATFGGPKTADGPKVQISASEAPIEVEDIEFGDVDDRNGEDFDEIPIDDEDEDDEDEFQIEEDQEVAPLKMRVLPLYSLLPTREQMRVFEPAPEGTRNIILATNVAETSLTIPGIRYVFDCGRSKERQYDRLSGVQSYDIGWISKASANQRSGRAGRTGPGHCYRLYSSAVYERDFPPFTDPELLRMPIEGIVLQLKAMNLQHVVNFPFPTPPDRRALAKSEKLLTYLSAISSTGQVTQIGQTMSVFPLSPRFARILLVGHLHDCIHYTIALVAGLSAAEIFLPENQAIPALAAKDDTVIRTTSDVIAEDRQANVRKMFNEVHKNFCYLDDKSDAIKLLQVVGEFAHEPTEEWCESHFVRYKVLKEIQQLRRQITELLRTNVSAFTNLKYQDKLEPPSPKQVAALKQMVAAGFVDQVAIRADLTPNPPEQFRKPRRSIDVPYIPLIPIHAGREVESDRAVYIHPTSPLAHISIQECPEYIVYSYLQRAAQSVDAEKRPKTRMHALTDVTGGQLAGLAKGTPLITYGKPIKELKPTTGTDGATVRECFVVPYLRAESTGGQGWPLPAKKVKQRKVPGKGWVVE; via the coding sequence ATGGCCAAATACGTTCCTCGTCAACGCAAGCATAAAGTCCTCGCCCGTGAACGAGCCAAGGAGAATGCTCAGCATGAAGTCCAGGACAACCCAAACCAGGAGATTCTCCTGCCGACGGCCAAGGCTGATCGTGAGGCCAGAAAGGCACAGATGAAGGCAGAACTCCGCCAAGAAGGCGCGAAAATGAGCGGAAAGAAGGCCAAGCGATTAGAGAAATACATCGAGGGCAAGCTGCGCAAGGATGAGTCCCGCGAGTTGATGGCCAAACTTGCTGAGCAACAAATCGACACAACCTTGTTTTCGAGCAGCCGAGTCCTTGGCCAGGGTCGCGAAACCAAGAAAGAGGCATTGAGGCGGGCTATGAGAGAGGAGAAAGCTGGTTTAGAGGgtggtgaggaggagagaagcgagattcttcttgagaagagaagagagcttAACGCGGATGAAGAGATCTTGAGCCATGAGAGTGAAGAATCTGAGCCCGACGAACAGAAACCATCCAAGCCCACACCAACTCCTGCGCCCACGCCCGCGCTCACATCCAAAGAGTCGGACCAACCGAAAACAGAAACCTCTGCACCAACAATTGGCTCGGGTCTGAAGAGACCGCTCGAGGTCGACGACGAAGGACGACCGGTGATCAAAAAGCGTCAAAAACGAGGTGGAGTCAAGTCAAAATTCTCCCTGGCGCCAGTCGAAACGCCATTTGAGCTCGAGTCTGAAGAAGCCGACAGTGTTGCAAGTGATAGCAATAGCGACGAGTGGAATGGTTTCAGCGACGACTCGGTTGATAAGGATAACACTGCAGAAGATGACAGCGAaagcgatgaggaagaataTGATGAATCCAGTGAGGAACCCGAAGAGTCTGATGAAGACATGGAAGACGCAGACGACAACAAAGCACAGAGGTCATCGTCTTTCAAGGCATGGGCACACCAACAGCGAAACGAAGCTCTAGGTTATCAATCCATCGAGggaacaacaacaaatcTTGAAATCCCCAAGCCAGAAAATTTTGTTCCCCGAGCCCCTGAGCAAGATCCCTTACCGATGGAACTGCAACCGACGCAGAATATAAATCGAAAGGTTTACAGCGTAACGGTTACCAGAATACCAGAAGTCCAGGAAGCTAGGCTAAAACTTCCTGTGGTATCAGAGGAACAAAGGATAATGGAAGCGATTCATAACCATGACATTGTCGTTGTTTGCGGTTCCACAGGTTCCGGAAAGACTACTCAAATTCCTCAGTTCTTGTATGAGTCTGGTTATGGTTCGCCCGACTCACCAACACCTGGTATGATTGGTATCACTCAGCCCCGTCGAGTCGCTGCTGTCAGTATGTCGAAGCGTGTTGGTGAGGAACTTGGTGATAAGTCTGAGGTGGTGGCCTACCAGATCCGTTTTGAGGGCACAGTTGATCCTAAGACGGCTATCAAGTTCATGACTGATGGTGTCTTGCTACGAGAAGTTGCTCAGGATATTACACTGAAGAAGTACTCGGCCATTGTCATCGACGAAGCTCATGAGAGAAGCGTCAACACGGATATCTTGATTGGCATGCTCAGCCGAGTTATTAAGCTCCGAGCAGAGCTAGCAGCAGAGGACCCTACGGTCAAGCCTTTGAAGCTTATCATCATGTCTGCTACATTGCGGATAGAAGATCTTACCATGAATCCGACGCTGTTTGCTACTCCACCGCCAGTGTTGGAGGTTGAGGGCCGGCAACATCCTGTCACTATTCATTTCTCCCGAAGAACTCAGCATGACTACGTGGAAGAGGCCTTCAGAAAGATCAGCAGAGGGCATAAGAAGTTACCACCTGGTGATATCCTTGTGTTCTTGACTGGCCGTAACGAGATTCTAGAACTTAGCAAGAAGCTAAAGGCTACATTTGGCGGTCCAAAGACTGCGGATGGACCCAAAGTACAGATATCTGCTAGCGAGGCTCCCATTGAGGTCGAGGATATTGAATTCGGAGACGTGGATGACCGTAATGGCGAAGATTTTGATGAGATACCCAtagatgacgaagatgaggatgacgaggacgagttCCAGATCGAAGAGGACCAGGAGGTTGCACCGTTAAAGATGCGAGTCTTACCTCTTTACTCCTTACTCCCAACACGCGAGCAGATGCGAGTCTTTGAGCCAGCACCTGAGGGTACACGAAACATCATCTTGGCAACCAACGTTGCGGAAACCAGTTTGACTATTCCTGGTATTCGATACGTCTTTGACTGTGGACGGTCAAAAGAGAGACAGTATGATCGTCTCAGTGGAGTTCAGAGCTATGATATTGGATGGATCAGCAAAGCCAGCGCAAACCAGCGATCTGGTCGTGCTGGCCGTACCGGTCCTGGCCATTGTTACAGACTCTACTCCTCTGCAGTATATGAGAGAGATTTCCCACCTTTCACAGATCCCGAATTGTTGCGAATGCCTATTGAGGGTATCGTGCTACAGCTCAAGGCGATGAACCTGCAGCATGTTGTCAACTTCCCCTTCCCTACACCACCTGATCGACGAGCCCTTGCTAAGTCTGAGAAGCTATTAACATATCTCTCTGCTATCTCCTCAACAGGACAGGTTACGCAAATTGGTCAAACAATGTCTGTGTTCCCCCTGTCTCCTAGGTTTGCGCGCATATTGTTGGttggccatcttcatgaCTGTATTCACTACACAAttgctcttgttgctggtTTATCAGCCGCCGAAATTTTCCTTCCTGAGAACCAAGCGATTCCTGCCCTCGCAGCGAAGGATGATACCGTTATTCGTACAACATCAGACGTCATTGCAGAAGATCGTCAAGCCAATGTGCGAAAGATGTTTAACGAGGTTCACAAGAACTTTTGTTACCTAGACGATAAATCCGATGCTATCAAACTTCTGCAAGTCGTGGGTGAATTTGCTCATGAGCCTACAGAAGAATGGTGTGAGAGTCATTTTGTACGATACAAGGTGCTTAAAGAAATACAGCAGCTGCGAAGACAAATCACAGAATTGTTGAGGACAAATGTTTCGGCCTTTACCAACCTGAAATACCAGGACAAGCTGGAACCCCCATCCCCCAAGCAGGTCGCTGCCCTGAAGCAAATGGTCGCGGCCGGCTTCGTGGATCAGGTTGCTATTCGAGCAGATCTTACGCCCAACCCCCCTGAGCAATTCCGCAAGCCTCGCCGGTCTATCGATGTTCCATATATCCCCTTGATTCCTATCCACGCTGGGAGGGAGGTTGAAAGCGACCGTGCAGTATACATCCATCCCACCTCACCTCTTGCCCACATCAGCATTCAGGAATGCCCCGAGTACATCGTCTACTCTTATCTCCAGCGAGCTGCGCAATCAGTTGATGCGGAGAAGCGCCCCAAGACAAGAATGCATGCCCTTACAGACGTAACTGGCGGGCAACTAGCAGGGCTGGCCAAGGGAACGCCCCTTATCACCTACGGCAAGCcgatcaaggagctcaagcctACAACGGGTACAGATGGAGCTACAGTACGAGAGTGCTTCGTGGTTCCATATTTGAGAGCCGAGAGCACTGGTGGTCAAGGATGGCCTCTCCCCGCGAAGAAGGTGAAGCAGAGAAAGGTTCCTGGCAAAGGATGGGTTGTGGAGTAG